A stretch of DNA from Glycine max cultivar Williams 82 chromosome 18, Glycine_max_v4.0, whole genome shotgun sequence:
TATCATTATTTCAATTCTAATGTATTCCCCGTTTTTGTGCTTTTATGTCTGGTACTGTAATTTGGTGCTCTTTCAGTAGAATAATTTACAAGAGTAATAAGtataacatataaatatttctatacacttcatcatttttattttttttctttctttcacatattatttattatatatagtcTATTCCAAATTCCATTTAACATCtacagaatatatatatatatatatattagaacaAAAGAGaatgttgaaagaaaaaaaagaaaaagaaaaaaggctcAAGTCTCACATTGTttaggataaacacttgaatagtatttcattctctatatatagagctcctttcttcattttttttttgccccagttgaaaaacattttctcaacttttctttctctctctcatattTTAATcgatgcatttccggcaaacttctccctctttctttttgtcGCTCTAAaaatttcggttggctataagagtgactttttaagtcatattttcggttggctataagagtgactttttaagtcatattttcggttggctataagagcgATTTTTTAAGTCATAATTTCGGTTGgttataagagtgactttttaagtcatatttttggttGGCTATTATAGtaacttttcaagtcatattttcggttggagtgacttttcaagtcatatttttgggtgactttagagtgacttttcaagtcatacaagagggtgtaattctagaaaaggttccctcagtgcactgagaatcttatacagtgatttGGGCTGGTTTATCCTggggacttcgtggttgatagtctgcttgcacatTTTTTTGCAATGtcacgaaacgtcttaaagaaagcgacattaTCTACGACTCAGTCATTAATTTTTTCGGTTTGtcataaactattgttacaacaatatatatatatatatatatatattgcaatcTTCTTTAAGTGAATTGTTATTGCAAAACTTAATGAAAACCCACAGAAAAGTTAGATGGAGACAAGGAGGAGAGTCCAAATGTCCAATTAAGAACACTTAACAATGCTAATATCCCATGTTATTAAGGAAAAAGTACaatgtattataaataaaaagtacaataGAATAATACTAACTAGCTAGCAGCTGTCAGAAAAAACTCTTACTTGCACCTGGATGCAAACAAAGAACGAAATTCGAGGTTTTCTTGTTCCCTCAACTACAACTACTAAGCTGGCTTCAGGTCCTAAAAGTTGTTATATTTATGGATGATATCATAACAACAAATTGTATATAAACTCATTCTAAGGGAaatgttatttgttattgtaAGATTGACTTTAATGTGAATACTCTGTTGTGAACTTGATCCgcatatatgaaattaaaaatatacaccAACTAAAGGGGTTGTTGATTTGTAATTAAGGAAGCATGCAGCGAAGGATATTAATGCTTACTTAAGTTTGGACTTTATGATTCTATTCTTTGGTATCAGTGGGGCGATATAGATAATGGCAGCTACGAGTATTTAAGTGatatataactttaattttagataaataggTTTAAAGGGAAGTGATTTATGTTtccaaagttttattttaaaaaagaaatatataataaacttaGGGTAGGGGTTTGTGATGTCAAactaatctaaaataaaataatctataaattgaaatatttgtgATATATtaaacacaaaacataaaatatatagttttgttaaaaaatttgaagaaaattataataatattattcaaatccTAACTTTgagtatgaaataaattttatgtacaTTTATAGTCTCTAATAAATATTAGTCATTGTTTTTTTGACAAATATTTCATGGTTCATAACAAtacaatgatttaaaaaaatcttattcaaCTCAATAAAGATTACCTctctctctttaaaaaaaaacttatgtatagcagaaaagataaaagaacaaaatatattttaaacttatttttttctatatgtcCTATAAGACAATTCAACAaaagtagaatttttttatatataatcttaGTAGTTGAAATATGCAAAACAACCAATATGAATATgcaaatatcaaattttaattattagaacaattttataatttacatattatgataaattgataattagtAAAATTCCTGTTTTtgcaaatattaataatataagttcttatattattatgtgcattatgttattttaaaaattttcaagatatatattaattgatagatatataaatatttacatatatatatatatacacatatttatatttaaatagttctacatttatatttttgtactattctaatttatataaatgtttttgttaaATCTTTTGTTtggtaattttatatatatatatatatatatatatatatatataattttaataaatcattaaaaatgaaaaaaaaaagtgcacacACAAACATACACAACAAACCTTTAAATATGTagaaataacataataatatcaaaatgcaaatgttaattattgaaattacatatttaaagatAATGAAGAAAAGTTAGAATTTTATCTCAatgaaacataataaaaaaaatgaaactataaaaaaaatttgaaaatgatgtacaataaaaaaaaaaagataaagtaagTACGTACAATGAAAAAATATGGGAAAGAAACTGTATTAGAAAGTCTAAGATTTGGAAATTATCGTGTATAGATAATCTTAAGttgtaatttcaaaatatttgattattttaataagttttaaaataagctattttaatcattaatacCTATGgaatcatttttcttaaatgtccaaaaaatttattatatatacatgaattgacaaattaaaagaaataaagaaaatatatgttgTTTCAGGACCGGGAATAACTTTATTAGTAATGAAGGTcatcatttataattatataccaTATATTAGTCTATGTGATCAAAGCCTAACTAAACCGAATTCATatgttcataatttatttattttttgacagaaaaacattaattttttttcagaataAGAAGTATCACATTAAGGTTTACAATAATACACTCATCTTATTTCAATCAACTAATTGTGTGGGAACCTGAAAAATATCAGATGGTAATGGTGGTGCATAATTTTATAACTCAAATATTATGACAATTAGATCAAAATTCATTTGTTTGATAAAAGAATTTGGTTAGATTAGGTATCGATTCAGTTAAAACACGTCGTGTCCTCAGACTACTGGTACTAACTAGGTAGGTTGTACAGATTACATTACACTTCTCTTCATCTGGAGAAACAAATGGCTAGGTCTGCGAAAGGGCATCAAGATGAATTCGACGACGATGATGAAGAAGAACTCTTAACTGCTAATAACACCTCTTCCAAaggtttctctctctctgtgtttggtttggttgtgcAACACCCACCAGGGTTTATCGATTGATTCATTGATGGGTGTCTCAAAGTTCTTATCTTTTTACCTCTTCAATTGCATTCCGCAATTCAATTTGCAATTTTTAacacaattatttattattacgtTGTGACTTGGCAGTGAAGGTGGATGAACCCAGCACGGGGAAGAGGGTGAACCCACAGCGTTCAAAGCATTCAGAAACCGAGCAACGTAGAAGGAGCAAGATTAACGAAAGGCAAGctttaaagaaaagaagaagaaaaaattctttttgttgaGTTAATTGTTTGTGTGTAGGTTTTGAGTGGAAGTTTGATGTAATTCTATATTATTTGGCAATATATGCTCGCttgaaaaaattatgtttttgagCCAGGTTTCAGGTTCTGAGAGATCTCATACCTCAAAATGATCAAAAAAGAGATAAGGCATCCTTCTTGTTGGAGGTACCACATTCAACTTTCAACCATTTGTTTCTTGTGTTCATCTTAATggttaattgtatttttgtgtGAACTAAATTAAGCAATTTTCCcccctttatttatatatgcagGTCATTGAGTATATTCAGTTCCTAcaggaaaaattacaaatttatgaACAGACTTATGAAGGATGGAATCAGGAGCCCACGAAATTAACTCCATGGGTAAAGTTATTTGGAATGGTGCAATGCGAACATTTTTTGTATCTGTATACTCTGGACCTTGATTTATGAAATGTTAGGCAATGCATTATGCATGGCAATGCAAGTGTGCACTATAGCAGCTTTCCCGACTGATAGTGGTGCCACCTCAACATTGTTAGACTTGTGATTTTCTGATTGTATAAGGATTCATTTTGTATAGACTGCAAAAGAAAGAGCATCAACTAGGAAGCCTTATTCCCACTAAGTAGGGTCACCAACATGGATTTGGGAACACCGATGTACTTGGTCATGTGCCATGTACTCATGATGCCAACTGcaaaaaaattctcataaaGAGTTTAAGTTCCTTTCATGTTTAGGATTTCACTACTTTATGCTGTTTCTTTGAATTCATGtctgcttgttttctttttttatttatttacaatgtCCTTTTCTTCCAGAGCTAGTAGCCCAGTATGCATATTTGAATGAGTTCAGGATGGCATTGTGGCAACTTCAGTGATCTATTTGTCACAATGGTTGGTTGTGACTTAGTGTCTTGAAATTGTAACAATGGCTTTTTATCTGAAGTTTATTGTTctcatctgttttttttttcagagaaATAATCACGGGCCTGCAGAAAATACTACAGATCCTTCTCAAGCTACTCAAAATGGGTCTGTTGATGAGAAAAATAACAATGTCTCTCCATTGTTGCCCAAAAATGTACAGAACCCGATAGAGTCTGACTTCTCAATGACAACTATTCAGAAGGGCAACATCCCTGGTTCAACTACAGAAGCAGTTCCCCTGCCCATGCAAATGCGATTGGACATGTTTGATCCAGTTGTTAGCAGTAGTATGGCAACCCAACATCTGCTGGAACCTGTATCTAATGTTAACATGCTTTCCCATACCCAGCCTCAATTGTGGCTTGATAAACGAAACAAGGGCAACTATATTCTTCCACATAATGATACAATGAAGGAACAGGAGGAGCTGGTGAATGAAAGTGGGTCAGATAGCATCTCAAGTGCCTATTCTCAGGGGTGAGTCTCTTTCTTATATAAGTTCAACAGTAGTTTTTCTTCAccaatattttgttaattatttgcttGAAACTACATTTAGCGAGGGTGAACAGTGTGTGTGTGCAGCTGCACGCGCATAAACATGACCATTCCCcaatctctttttttaaaaataaaaaaataaaataaaatattgagtgAATTGTTTTAAATCGGATAGTGAATTTTTCTTCATCTCTGTCTGTTATTTCAGCCATTGTTCTCTCTTGTACCATATTAGAATTTGGGCTTAAGGCCTAACTCAACCTTACAAAATCGACTTGTAAGGTGAGGGTTGTCCAAATTTTTTTGAGCACCACTTAAGGTGAGGATTCACCCCCTCACAGCTTGATATGAAGGTGCATGAGGCTGCAAATTAAGACAGACCAAGGGTCTTTGCAATTAAGTCGGTTTTCaacttacaaaatttattagagTCTacatatattttagaaaaataaaaataggaggAGAGGGGTGGGTCAAGTTAGTCTTCATTTTTCCTCCCAATTAACATAGGTGGAAAACCTTTAATTGGATGAGAAATATCCAGTGGGAGAGTGCAGGATGGAGAGGGAGTGAGATACTAATTTAAAAGGAAGTTACTGATATGATAGTGAGAAGAATGGGAGCAATCTATATACGTGCCATTTAGGGCTCAAAATATCATATGAATAAACTGTTGTCAGCTCACATTTGCAATTAATCCCTTTGCTTGTGCTGTTCTTCATGGCATGGAATTATGCTCTCTAAACCAATcaagacttttttttgtttttctttgttcttaCTTGTTTGAGAttgtttttatcaatttaaaaatatcatcaaagtccTTCAAAAAAACCTGGAAAGCAATTTCTGAATAATAATAACAGCAGAATGCAGAAGTGTCTCTGTGAAGTTGTTGGCCATATATTCTTCATTCAGTAACTACATTTCTGAAATCTGATAGCTGGTTCCTTCTATCTTAAATATGCTGAAGCTTGCCATTCCACTTCAAATCATAAGGCAATTAAGGATGATACCTAGTGGATTGGTGTAATGTGCAATGATATAGtttgataatcaattttttGCATCTTTTTCTCCACTTGAATCTTGTCAAATACTCTTTGCAATTTGAGAGGACATTTTTATCGATCCAAATTTTGTGAACATGACCCCACCCAAAATAAATTACTGGAAATCCACTCGTACTTACAATTGAGCATGAGAATCCATCATCCTCAAAAAAAGGGGAGGAAATTTGGCACGAGAAATTTTTTAGGTTCCCACAAACTTGTTGCAGTTGacattgttttctttcttgCCTGCTTATATGATGCAAAATAAGTGGTGCAACTGTACCTTTTAGGGAAATTAATTGTTTAGCACTTGAGTTTATTACCTCAAGCATCATTGAAGTGAATGTATCATTTGTGCCACTGTTGACCAAGTTTTTATGTGTTTTAACAGAATTTTAGATTCTCTCACACAAGCACTGCACTCTTCAGGCGTAGATATGTCCCAGACTAATGTCTCAGTGCAAATTGATGTTGGTAGACAAGAAAATGCTGGGCTGATCCCCTCTGCATCTACTTCAAAGGTTCGTTTAGACTTCAGTTTTGGGCACCAAGTTTCTTAAgtcttgaattaatttttgaagATATTTTGCAACATTGATATTTCCTTTTTGACATAGAATTAGCATATGACAGTATTATTCATTAGAAAGAAAGAGTAAGAAATTGCGGCCAATGAATATCATTATATTTGAACTAGCCAATTTAGAAATAGTAAACCAAGTATATTGTCACTGTTGTTAACAGTTCTAAGGATTACATCATAATCTCTCATTTCCTATTAAacttaagagtttaattttggtattgataatataaaaaactgtATGCTGTTAACTAATTGGATGACAGTCAgtgcattctaattaaattctaaaattaatacCATAAATTATTTGTACATTCAGGGTCATGAAAACCAATCTGTGAGCAATCCAGCAATAGCACGTTCCGGAGTTGATTACTGCAATATTGATTCTGAACAAAGTTCAAAGAGGCTCAGACAAGAAGCAAGCTAGAGATTCCTCTCATGTTCATTTTGTCAGgagtttctttttttgctgtttGTCTTCAGATGAGAGTAAGAGGAATTGGGTGGATCGGTTCATTTTTGCCATGCTGGTTAGGGCCAGATCAAATGTAAATTTTCACGATTCTGGTTTTGGGACTAAGACATTCtgaaataaaatgttatatatgcTTGCTTCTACTtcaattttccattttaatGCCTTCGAGTATGC
This window harbors:
- the LOC100792653 gene encoding transcription factor BIM2-like produces the protein MARSAKGHQDEFDDDDEEELLTANNTSSKVKVDEPSTGKRVNPQRSKHSETEQRRRSKINERFQVLRDLIPQNDQKRDKASFLLEVIEYIQFLQEKLQIYEQTYEGWNQEPTKLTPWRNNHGPAENTTDPSQATQNGSVDEKNNNVSPLLPKNVQNPIESDFSMTTIQKGNIPGSTTEAVPLPMQMRLDMFDPVVSSSMATQHLLEPVSNVNMLSHTQPQLWLDKRNKGNYILPHNDTMKEQEELVNESGSDSISSAYSQGILDSLTQALHSSGVDMSQTNVSVQIDVGRQENAGLIPSASTSKGHENQSVSNPAIARSGVDYCNIDSEQSSKRLRQEAS